One window of Campylobacter sp. MIT 99-7217 genomic DNA carries:
- the flgB gene encoding flagellar basal body rod protein FlgB has protein sequence MINPFKSKELVTSALAGRNLRNQLINSNLANVDTPFYKARDIEFETALVKRADEIFKRKDNKELQMAQTSEKHQEPWKFPDPNKSIIYLRDGHLARNDANTVDLDVETTEMSKNTAMVTALDGVLRKQGSIFTSIIDASSKLS, from the coding sequence ATGATCAACCCATTTAAGTCAAAAGAGCTTGTAACCTCAGCTTTAGCTGGGAGAAATTTAAGAAATCAGCTCATAAATTCAAACCTTGCAAATGTTGATACTCCATTTTATAAAGCGAGGGATATAGAATTTGAAACGGCTTTAGTTAAAAGAGCTGATGAAATTTTTAAAAGAAAAGATAATAAAGAACTTCAAATGGCACAAACAAGTGAAAAACATCAAGAGCCTTGGAAATTTCCAGATCCAAATAAGTCTATTATCTATCTAAGAGATGGACATTTAGCAAGAAATGACGCTAATACGGTTGATCTTGATGTGGAAACAACTGAGATGAGTAAAAATACTGCTATGGTTACAGCACTTGATGGGGTTTTAAGAAAACAAGGTAGCATTTTTACATCTATCATTGATGCAAGTTCAAAGCTTAGTTAA
- the flgC gene encoding flagellar basal body rod protein FlgC, whose product MAYLSDFDISGYGLSAQRFRLNVISSNIANANTTRTAEGGPYRRREVIFKATDFNEILNKQIKEDNNLLEYENPLNDKDAQKNADPSIMSVVVDKVVRDDKEFRMKYDPSHPDANAEGYVAYPNINPVIEMADLIEATRAYQANVAAFNNTKAIANSAIELLRG is encoded by the coding sequence ATGGCATATTTAAGTGATTTTGATATCAGTGGATATGGGCTTAGCGCTCAAAGATTTAGACTTAATGTTATAAGCTCTAACATAGCTAATGCAAATACAACTAGAACAGCTGAGGGTGGTCCTTATAGAAGAAGAGAGGTTATTTTTAAAGCCACTGATTTTAATGAAATTTTAAACAAACAAATTAAAGAAGATAACAATCTTTTAGAATACGAAAACCCACTCAATGATAAAGATGCACAAAAAAATGCCGATCCTAGTATTATGAGTGTTGTTGTTGATAAGGTTGTTCGTGATGATAAGGAATTTCGTATGAAATATGATCCAAGCCACCCAGATGCGAATGCTGAGGGTTATGTGGCTTATCCAAATATCAATCCGGTTATTGAAATGGCTGATTTGATAGAGGCAACTAGGGCTTATCAAGCAAATGTTGCAGCTTTTAATAATACTAAAGCGATTGCAAATAGTGCTATTGAATTACTAAGAGGTTAA
- a CDS encoding NADP-dependent isocitrate dehydrogenase has protein sequence MTYTLTDESPALATYSFLPIVRAFLAHANIKINTADISLSGRIIATFSDELKPEQRIDDDLSKLGELVQSPNCILIKTPNISASIPQLKATIKELQEKGYNVPNYPDVANTDKEKEILNKYQKILGSAVNPVLRQGNSDRRCSFAVKQYAKSNPYKIIPFDPNSKTRVSYMPKADFFDNEKAVLIKEDTSVNIIFISDNGDTKVFKENIKVEKDEILDATFLSCEELQKFYEEQIALCKKEDILFSLHLKATMMKVSDPILFGYAVKAYFKDLFHEFKEELDQLGVNPNNGISELLAKIQNSPLKDKILNKYNEILDTNAPISMVNSEKGVTNLHVPSDVIVDASMPAMLKNGAKLWDKNGKEKDTNAVIPDKTYATIYEAVLEDLHKNGTLNPSKLGSVSNIGLMARKAQEYGSHDKTFVAPENGTFIVQTQAQENLLSFKLKKGDIFRMNEAKANAILNWIDLGIERMQITGDKAIFWLDPQRASNKIMIDIVKEKLAQKNLEKSDQISILAPKEACLESLKLIREGKNVISITGNVLRDYLTDLFPILELGTSAKMLSIVPMLSGGAMFETGAGGSAPKQVEQLVEENHLRWDSLGEFLALQAALEFYSRKNESYKAKVLAECLDEAIASWLEKGKTPSRKVGEDDNRTSHYYLASYWANELARQGNEKELQMIFHDIAMELSTKEDEIRKEFLDEQGRAVDLGGYYKFDDTKANAVMRPSKTFNDIIERLAQ, from the coding sequence ATGACTTACACTCTTACAGATGAAAGCCCAGCTTTAGCTACTTATTCGTTTTTACCAATAGTTCGTGCCTTTTTAGCTCATGCAAATATCAAGATCAATACAGCCGATATTTCTTTATCAGGTCGTATTATCGCTACCTTTAGTGATGAACTAAAACCTGAACAAAGGATTGATGATGATTTATCAAAACTCGGAGAGTTGGTTCAAAGTCCAAACTGCATTTTAATAAAAACGCCAAATATTTCAGCTTCTATCCCTCAGCTTAAAGCAACGATAAAAGAATTGCAAGAAAAAGGTTATAATGTTCCTAATTATCCTGATGTTGCTAATACGGATAAAGAAAAGGAAATTTTAAACAAATATCAAAAGATATTAGGCTCAGCTGTAAATCCTGTTCTAAGACAGGGAAATTCTGATCGTCGTTGCTCATTTGCCGTAAAACAATATGCCAAATCTAATCCTTATAAAATCATTCCTTTTGATCCAAATTCTAAAACGAGAGTTTCTTATATGCCAAAAGCTGATTTTTTTGATAATGAAAAAGCTGTTTTAATTAAAGAAGATACAAGTGTAAATATCATTTTTATCAGCGATAATGGCGACACTAAGGTTTTCAAAGAAAATATTAAAGTTGAAAAAGATGAAATTTTAGACGCTACCTTTCTTAGTTGCGAAGAATTGCAAAAGTTTTATGAAGAACAAATTGCTCTATGCAAAAAAGAAGATATACTTTTTTCACTTCATTTAAAAGCTACTATGATGAAAGTAAGCGATCCTATCCTTTTTGGATATGCTGTGAAAGCATATTTTAAAGATTTATTTCATGAATTTAAAGAAGAATTAGATCAGCTTGGAGTAAATCCAAACAATGGCATAAGCGAACTCCTAGCAAAGATACAAAATTCTCCACTTAAAGATAAAATTCTTAACAAATATAATGAAATTCTTGATACAAATGCCCCAATTTCCATGGTCAATTCAGAAAAAGGCGTAACAAATTTACATGTTCCTAGCGATGTTATTGTTGATGCTTCTATGCCTGCTATGCTTAAAAATGGAGCAAAACTTTGGGATAAAAATGGAAAGGAAAAAGATACCAATGCTGTTATTCCTGATAAAACCTATGCGACTATTTATGAGGCTGTGCTTGAGGATTTACATAAAAATGGAACTCTAAATCCTAGTAAGCTTGGTAGCGTAAGTAATATAGGTCTTATGGCTAGAAAAGCTCAAGAGTATGGCTCTCATGATAAGACCTTTGTTGCTCCTGAAAATGGTACTTTTATTGTCCAAACACAAGCTCAAGAAAATCTCTTATCCTTTAAGCTTAAAAAAGGCGATATTTTCCGTATGAATGAAGCAAAAGCAAATGCGATTTTAAATTGGATTGATTTAGGCATAGAAAGAATGCAAATAACCGGAGATAAGGCTATATTTTGGCTTGATCCTCAAAGAGCGAGCAATAAAATTATGATTGATATTGTTAAAGAAAAATTAGCTCAAAAAAACCTTGAAAAAAGCGATCAAATCAGTATCTTAGCTCCAAAAGAAGCTTGCTTGGAAAGTTTAAAACTTATCAGAGAAGGTAAAAATGTGATTTCTATAACAGGCAATGTTTTACGCGATTATCTTACGGATTTATTCCCTATCTTAGAACTTGGAACAAGTGCTAAGATGCTTTCTATAGTGCCAATGCTTAGCGGTGGAGCTATGTTTGAAACAGGTGCAGGTGGAAGTGCGCCTAAACAAGTTGAACAACTCGTTGAAGAAAATCACTTGCGTTGGGATAGCTTGGGTGAATTTCTAGCCTTGCAAGCAGCACTTGAGTTTTATTCAAGAAAAAATGAATCTTACAAGGCTAAGGTCTTGGCAGAGTGCCTTGATGAAGCCATTGCTTCTTGGCTTGAAAAGGGCAAGACGCCTTCAAGAAAAGTTGGAGAAGATGACAATAGGACTAGTCATTATTATCTTGCAAGTTACTGGGCAAATGAGCTTGCAAGACAGGGAAATGAAAAGGAACTTCAAATGATCTTTCATGATATTGCTATGGAATTAAGCACAAAAGAAGATGAGATCAGAAAAGAATTTTTAGATGAACAAGGTAGAGCAGTTGATCTTGGAGGGTATTATAAATTTGATGATACGAAAGCTAATGCGGTTATGAGACCAAGTAAAACCTTCAATGATATCATAGAAAGACTAGCTCAATGA
- a CDS encoding malate dehydrogenase, giving the protein MKITIIGPGNVGLSIAYALILRESVSELVMIGIEKESLIARDLELGQSIAALNLDIKLTCTEEYSYSKDSDIVIFCAGVARKDGQSRDELLQTNKEIMLKCAKQIKRYVENPLFIILTNPVDSLLNVLYESHLFDSKKIIAMAGTLDNARFKYELAKKFKCKSFDIDTKLIGFHNDDMVLLKSLSTCKNEKISTLLNEEEFEDIENEVKTGGAKVIKHLKASAYLAPAAACVRMIEGIRTREFLPMSVILHGEFGVHNKAFGVLARLSLDGVLEVLPLNLNEAEKLSIEKSLIKYKYI; this is encoded by the coding sequence ATGAAAATCACCATCATTGGTCCTGGTAATGTTGGCTTAAGCATAGCCTATGCTTTGATTCTAAGAGAAAGTGTCAGCGAGCTTGTAATGATAGGGATAGAAAAAGAATCCCTCATAGCAAGAGATTTAGAGCTAGGACAAAGCATAGCTGCTTTAAATTTAGACATTAAGCTTACTTGCACTGAGGAGTACTCTTACAGCAAAGATAGTGATATAGTGATTTTTTGTGCTGGTGTTGCACGAAAGGATGGACAAAGCAGAGATGAGCTTTTGCAAACCAATAAAGAAATTATGCTTAAATGTGCTAAGCAAATCAAAAGATATGTAGAAAATCCCCTTTTTATCATACTTACAAATCCTGTTGATTCTTTACTTAATGTCTTATATGAAAGCCATCTTTTTGATTCTAAGAAAATCATAGCTATGGCAGGGACACTTGATAATGCTCGTTTTAAATATGAACTTGCAAAGAAATTTAAATGCAAAAGTTTTGATATAGACACCAAACTTATAGGCTTTCACAATGATGATATGGTTTTGTTAAAATCTTTATCAACTTGCAAAAATGAAAAAATTTCCACACTTTTAAATGAAGAAGAATTTGAAGATATTGAAAATGAGGTCAAAACAGGCGGTGCAAAGGTGATTAAACACCTTAAAGCTTCAGCTTATCTAGCTCCAGCTGCTGCTTGTGTAAGGATGATAGAAGGGATTCGCACAAGAGAGTTTTTACCTATGAGTGTGATTTTGCACGGAGAATTTGGGGTTCATAATAAAGCTTTTGGAGTTTTGGCTCGTTTAAGTTTAGATGGAGTGCTTGAAGTTTTGCCTCTAAATTTAAACGAGGCAGAAAAGCTAAGTATTGAAAAATCTTTAATCAAATACAAATACATTTAA
- the fliE gene encoding flagellar hook-basal body complex protein FliE — MNEINKIGQSLNTSNVNKSSNNNNIGDEFAKLLKGSIEDLDQTQKAGEAAMADIATGEVKDLHQAAIAINKAESSMKFMLEVRNKAINAYKEITRTQI; from the coding sequence ATGAATGAAATAAACAAAATAGGACAAAGCTTAAATACCAGCAATGTAAATAAATCTTCTAATAACAATAACATAGGCGATGAGTTTGCAAAGCTTTTAAAAGGTTCTATCGAGGATCTAGATCAAACCCAAAAGGCTGGAGAAGCAGCTATGGCAGATATTGCTACCGGTGAGGTTAAAGACTTGCATCAAGCAGCAATTGCCATAAATAAAGCTGAAAGTAGTATGAAATTTATGCTTGAAGTGAGGAATAAAGCTATTAACGCTTATAAAGAAATCACAAGAACACAAATTTAA
- a CDS encoding peptidoglycan D,D-transpeptidase FtsI family protein, with the protein MPQTSKNRVSKVAFAFIMAVFFMLIFLSSTFFLTSKRNIPNTEKDQYDSALRGSIITKDNFIVASSKEIFRAEIDLRSINKNKLDLFLKLFQIYSGASEAQMQDIKKRMSVKKPKSYNFILLQNLDSKHASYLRELAKKLYVQGFFKAFTNSNNKVETRGLSVIEHKEDRTYMGVDSLTPALGYTRSVLDEENLILKNVGVKGLEKYYDECLLAFQNGKIQGLKDIGGNIILNLNSVEKRKIDGCNLHINISLRLQKNIEKAIDKKNADLKANEILAAVMESKTGRIVALASSRRYDPQNRGKDLSVLNASAIEYGYEAGSVIKPFIFATALSVNKIKFDESINTYNGAYKLGRFTIKDDHPATKMSPEEIMIYSSNIGMIQIAKRLNNFEIISGLKIFKFGEKSGIDLPYEQKGELPNPKKIREIEKSVLSYGYGLKTTFIQLLAAYNVFNNDGFYISPRLGDKFYQNGKWTDLNDTKPEKILSTQTARIMQELLISTIKKGTGRKAYTEGLIIGGKTGTARIAERQGYTSNRHNASFFGFVNDGKNSYTIGVLVRNPTKPYSYYAAQSALPMFKDVIDILVQEGFIELIK; encoded by the coding sequence ATGCCTCAAACAAGCAAGAACAGAGTCTCTAAGGTTGCTTTTGCCTTTATTATGGCTGTGTTTTTTATGCTTATTTTTTTAAGTTCTACTTTTTTTCTTACCTCAAAACGCAATATCCCAAACACAGAAAAAGACCAATACGATAGTGCTTTAAGGGGAAGTATTATCACAAAAGATAATTTTATAGTTGCAAGTTCTAAGGAAATTTTTAGAGCAGAGATCGATCTTAGAAGCATAAACAAAAACAAGCTTGATTTGTTTTTAAAACTTTTTCAAATTTATAGCGGGGCAAGCGAAGCCCAAATGCAAGATATTAAAAAAAGAATGAGCGTTAAAAAACCAAAATCTTATAATTTTATTCTCTTGCAAAATTTAGATTCAAAACATGCTAGCTATCTTAGAGAGCTTGCTAAAAAGCTTTATGTTCAAGGCTTTTTTAAAGCTTTTACTAATAGCAATAATAAGGTGGAAACAAGAGGACTTAGCGTGATAGAACACAAAGAAGATCGCACTTATATGGGCGTTGATTCTTTAACTCCTGCACTAGGTTATACTAGAAGTGTTTTAGATGAAGAAAACCTAATCCTTAAAAATGTTGGCGTGAAGGGTTTGGAAAAGTATTATGATGAGTGTTTGCTAGCCTTTCAAAACGGAAAAATTCAAGGCTTAAAAGATATAGGTGGCAATATCATTTTAAATTTAAACTCAGTTGAAAAAAGAAAGATTGATGGTTGCAATCTTCACATTAACATATCTTTAAGACTTCAAAAAAACATAGAAAAAGCCATAGATAAAAAAAATGCTGATTTAAAGGCAAATGAAATTTTAGCTGCTGTTATGGAAAGTAAGACGGGTAGGATTGTTGCTTTGGCAAGCTCAAGAAGATATGATCCACAAAATCGCGGTAAAGACTTATCTGTCCTTAATGCAAGTGCCATAGAATATGGCTATGAGGCTGGCTCTGTCATCAAACCCTTTATCTTTGCCACAGCTCTTAGTGTAAATAAGATTAAATTTGATGAGAGTATTAACACTTACAATGGTGCTTACAAGCTTGGACGATTTACTATAAAAGATGATCACCCAGCTACAAAAATGAGTCCTGAGGAGATTATGATATATTCTTCAAATATAGGTATGATACAAATTGCTAAGAGATTGAATAATTTTGAGATTATTTCAGGGCTTAAAATTTTTAAATTTGGTGAAAAAAGTGGCATAGATCTTCCTTATGAGCAAAAAGGAGAATTGCCAAATCCTAAAAAAATACGAGAAATTGAAAAATCTGTTTTAAGCTATGGATACGGTCTAAAAACAACTTTTATTCAACTTTTAGCAGCATATAATGTTTTTAATAATGATGGTTTTTATATCTCTCCAAGACTTGGGGATAAATTTTATCAAAATGGAAAATGGACTGATTTAAACGATACAAAACCTGAGAAAATCTTATCCACTCAAACAGCTAGGATTATGCAAGAGCTTCTAATTTCTACCATAAAAAAAGGAACAGGAAGAAAGGCTTATACAGAAGGGCTTATCATAGGTGGAAAAACAGGGACAGCAAGGATAGCCGAAAGACAAGGATATACCTCAAATCGCCATAATGCTTCATTTTTTGGCTTTGTTAATGATGGCAAAAACTCTTACACCATAGGCGTTTTAGTAAGAAATCCAACAAAACCTTATAGCTACTATGCAGCACAAAGTGCCTTGCCCATGTTTAAAGATGTGATAGATATTTTAGTGCAAGAGGGCTTTATAGAGCTTATCAAAT
- a CDS encoding AsmA-like C-terminal domain-containing protein has translation MKKNILRYLFIVFIIFLVLFIILKNGFTLSIIQTQFFHLEELYIKLDKKLIVKAKKIEIFTQEQDESFSSKTMLELSQNLEFFYSFFQEIDIENLHLKNQNTRLRFINDEFIMDNEHFFIQLGLNSDKNMIKANINDLFIKDYNASSKGEIYIDIDKEKYTFVGDFNSTSLYFDFNISYTSNEISYDLENINITNINAVLDNLKSINLSKGLVDWLGTKARAEFYHFDFLEGKVRQIRNKYQITDLKAKAYAQNLDLKLKPNIQSIIFPYVDLILNGQRLDFKFDKANFGKFDISQSKVYIYDILEPKKTGIHINIISNELLLDDKMQTLLKEYKINVPLQQLSGKMDTNFTINLPFATKKGTYEGDFHINKTKLDMASFMVDSGVLTLKNTDLSMQNFNIFNDFLKADFNASLNLSSKKGIFDTNISQIYFNNLLNLENKHLLLNFSYDNEVILYSKDFDLSINFTKGLSLQTPSLEKFKEYSPLMQKLQIQGADSFLLQTKDYKNFNIFLTNTHFNLPLFQKDQSPYNLDDFIIKKNGDNFSLQSASKHLSLNFKPDKKDIIVKDLSLKYTDELKFDTNETNISNLSIRATNSGIYFKDENFHFDQFYFYTNKELSNLKASRKNAQYVFDKQNNHMLFKAFNLDDEIINEIFNKTVVKGGNFNLFLEGNDLKDFEGRIYLGNTYLKDLKLYNQLISFIDTIPSLLMFKSPTFNEKGLNIQKGAVLLKRKDDIIYITGLNLDGDSVDILGSGQINLKDESIFIELELKTLKSASEIINKVPIINQVLLGKDREISTRIVVEGKLDNPKFKTQVIKETLKLPFNILKNIVEAPSTWFK, from the coding sequence ATGAAAAAAAATATATTGCGATATTTATTCATTGTTTTTATCATTTTTTTAGTCCTTTTTATTATCCTGAAAAATGGTTTTACCTTATCTATTATCCAAACACAATTTTTTCATCTTGAAGAATTATATATAAAATTAGATAAAAAACTTATAGTAAAAGCCAAAAAAATAGAAATTTTTACACAAGAACAAGATGAAAGCTTTAGCTCTAAAACTATGCTGGAATTGAGCCAAAACCTTGAATTTTTTTATAGTTTTTTTCAAGAAATCGACATAGAAAATTTACATCTTAAAAATCAAAATACTCGTTTGCGATTTATAAATGATGAGTTTATCATGGATAATGAGCATTTTTTCATACAACTTGGCTTAAATAGTGATAAAAACATGATCAAAGCCAATATTAACGATCTTTTCATCAAGGATTACAATGCAAGCTCTAAGGGAGAAATTTACATCGATATAGACAAGGAAAAATATACTTTTGTTGGAGATTTTAATTCCACTTCTTTGTATTTTGATTTTAATATTAGCTACACTAGCAATGAGATAAGCTACGATCTTGAAAATATAAACATCACTAATATCAACGCCGTTTTAGATAATCTCAAAAGTATAAATTTATCAAAAGGATTGGTTGATTGGCTTGGGACAAAGGCAAGAGCCGAGTTTTATCATTTTGATTTCTTAGAGGGCAAGGTAAGACAAATACGAAATAAATATCAAATTACTGATCTTAAAGCAAAGGCGTATGCTCAAAATCTCGATTTAAAACTTAAACCAAATATCCAGTCTATTATATTTCCATATGTGGATTTAATTTTAAATGGACAAAGGCTTGATTTCAAATTTGACAAGGCAAACTTTGGAAAATTTGATATCAGTCAAAGCAAGGTTTATATTTATGATATTTTAGAGCCTAAAAAAACGGGCATTCATATTAATATCATCTCAAATGAACTTTTACTTGATGATAAAATGCAAACCTTACTCAAAGAATACAAAATTAATGTTCCCTTACAACAACTTTCAGGAAAAATGGATACAAATTTTACTATCAATCTCCCTTTTGCTACAAAAAAAGGAACTTACGAGGGGGATTTTCATATCAATAAAACCAAGCTAGATATGGCTTCTTTTATGGTGGATAGTGGGGTGCTTACTTTAAAAAATACCGATCTTTCTATGCAAAATTTTAATATTTTCAATGATTTTTTAAAAGCAGATTTTAATGCAAGCTTAAATTTATCTTCAAAAAAAGGTATCTTTGATACTAATATCTCTCAAATTTATTTTAATAATCTTTTAAATTTAGAAAACAAACATCTTTTGCTTAATTTTTCTTATGATAATGAAGTGATTTTATACTCAAAAGATTTTGATTTAAGTATAAATTTCACCAAAGGCTTAAGTTTGCAAACACCAAGTTTAGAGAAATTTAAAGAATACTCACCCCTCATGCAAAAGCTTCAAATACAAGGTGCTGACTCTTTTTTGCTACAAACAAAAGACTATAAAAATTTCAATATCTTTCTTACAAATACCCATTTTAACCTACCCTTGTTTCAAAAAGATCAAAGTCCTTATAATCTTGATGATTTTATCATTAAGAAAAATGGAGATAATTTCAGCTTACAAAGTGCAAGTAAACATTTAAGTCTAAATTTCAAACCTGATAAAAAAGATATCATCGTAAAGGATCTTAGCCTAAAATATACTGATGAACTTAAATTTGATACGAATGAAACAAATATATCAAATTTAAGTATCCGAGCAACAAATTCGGGTATATACTTTAAGGATGAAAACTTTCATTTTGATCAATTTTATTTCTATACAAATAAAGAACTTTCAAATCTCAAAGCTTCAAGAAAAAATGCTCAATATGTCTTTGATAAACAAAATAATCACATGCTTTTTAAAGCTTTCAATCTCGATGATGAAATCATTAATGAGATTTTTAACAAAACCGTAGTTAAAGGCGGAAATTTCAATCTTTTCCTCGAAGGCAATGATCTTAAAGACTTTGAGGGAAGGATCTATCTTGGAAATACTTATCTTAAAGATCTAAAGCTTTATAATCAACTCATTTCCTTTATCGATACTATCCCTAGTTTATTAATGTTTAAATCCCCTACTTTCAACGAAAAAGGACTTAATATACAAAAAGGTGCGGTTTTACTAAAAAGAAAAGATGATATTATTTATATCACAGGCTTGAACTTAGACGGAGATAGTGTTGATATACTAGGCTCTGGTCAGATTAATCTCAAAGATGAAAGTATCTTTATAGAGCTTGAACTTAAGACACTAAAATCAGCCTCAGAAATTATCAATAAAGTGCCTATCATTAATCAAGTTTTATTAGGAAAAGATAGAGAAATTTCAACACGCATAGTAGTGGAAGGAAAATTAGATAATCCTAAATTTAAAACACAAGTGATTAAAGAAACCTTAAAATTACCTTTTAATATCCTAAAAAACATTGTTGAAGCTCCTTCGACATGGTTTAAATAA
- the mltG gene encoding endolytic transglycosylase MltG yields MIKTMNKYRNIFFFMIDFFLILLIGIFYYLSLPFKSESVVYIPSGSISQIIQNLDNNNYKMSKIDKYILYFLGYPQSGWINIGQTPLNRVEFLHKLTTAKAAEQSIILIPGETTAYFLKQVAKDLNLSEEKLLLEYSKQAKFSEGMLYPETYSIPKGIKEDLLIKLLLAHSFEQSKKAAIKIFGEYNEKKWHQFVITASVIQKEAANNEEMPIVASVIYNRLKIGMKLQMDGTLNYGLYSHTKITPERIRNDESSYNTYKFAGLPAEAVCNVSLNAIKAAIFPAKTEYLYFMRDKKTGLHIFTTNVDDHNKAVAAQRGL; encoded by the coding sequence ATGATAAAAACAATGAATAAATATCGCAATATATTTTTTTTCATGATAGATTTCTTTCTCATTTTACTGATAGGAATTTTTTACTATTTAAGTTTGCCTTTTAAAAGCGAATCTGTTGTATATATTCCCTCAGGTTCTATTTCACAGATTATACAAAATTTAGATAACAATAATTATAAAATGAGCAAAATAGATAAATATATTTTGTATTTTTTAGGCTATCCTCAATCAGGCTGGATAAACATAGGTCAAACACCGCTTAACCGAGTAGAATTTTTACATAAGCTTACAACAGCAAAGGCAGCTGAGCAAAGTATCATTTTAATACCCGGAGAAACAACGGCTTATTTTTTAAAACAGGTAGCTAAAGATTTAAATTTAAGCGAGGAAAAATTACTTTTAGAATACTCAAAGCAGGCTAAATTTAGCGAGGGTATGCTTTATCCTGAAACTTATTCTATCCCTAAGGGCATAAAAGAGGATTTACTTATTAAACTTTTGTTGGCTCATTCTTTTGAACAAAGTAAAAAGGCTGCGATAAAAATTTTTGGAGAATATAATGAAAAAAAATGGCATCAATTTGTCATCACAGCTTCAGTGATACAAAAAGAAGCCGCAAATAACGAAGAGATGCCCATAGTTGCAAGCGTGATTTATAATAGACTCAAAATAGGCATGAAGCTTCAAATGGACGGCACTTTAAACTACGGACTTTACTCGCATACAAAAATCACACCAGAGCGTATAAGAAATGATGAAAGTTCTTATAATACCTACAAATTTGCAGGACTTCCAGCAGAAGCTGTTTGCAATGTTTCTTTAAATGCGATCAAGGCAGCGATTTTCCCAGCAAAAACTGAGTATTTGTATTTTATGAGAGATAAAAAAACGGGACTTCATATCTTTACAACAAATGTAGATGATCACAATAAAGCCGTTGCAGCACAAAGAGGACTTTAA